Genomic DNA from Haloplanus sp. HW8-1:
TCTCTACACACTGGCCTTCTACCGTAGAAATCTTTGGGCGATAGTTAGATTATACTGAAGAGGTTCATGATGAAGACCCTTTGAGAAATACGTTCGTAGAATAGAATCTCACGCTGGCGTAGTATGGTTCTTAATAACAGTTCGCTGGCTTCGTACTGGTTCAGTAGTAGGTACTTGGAAATGGGAGGGGGGTTTGATTGCCACTACTTTGTCGATCTAAGAGTATGTGAACCAATAACATAGGCGGTTGCTGTGTTGATTAGGGAACTTTCGGTATCAAACGCACACCCCAAACGTGCCTGTTAGGGCGTCAGTTCCCTGACAGTAGCAAGTAGACGGCTATCAAAGCAGTTCCACTAATTACGCTGGTAGCAACGGACAGAGATACCAGACAGAGTGTTTCCATACCTAATTTGTAATTACCAGACGACGGTCGGTTTACCAGATATATTCCCGAACGAATCTGCTACAGAGTCGGTTTACCGTGCCTATCGCCCTTCCTGTCACAGATACATCCTCGAATGTATATTTACCCTATCTCATGGCGATTTCTGTTCCTCAATTTCTCTTTAAGTGTTGACACTGTGATTACATGGTTATATGGAACGATGGTCCGACGAAACCAAGTTCGACTTTCCGACGATGAGATTGAACAGTTAGATGAATTGAAACAGACGCTTTACGGAACTACCTCGGTTAGTCGCGGGGAAGTCGTTTCCCGCCTAATGGAACTTTTCGAGACGGAGATTGATTCCTAATGGGACGACAGTACGATAAGCACCTTCGAGTTTCGTCTCAGTGCAAAGGGGTTCTGGATGAACTGAAATCTGAAATCTATGAGAATCCAAAAGAGAAGACGTATGGCGAATTGATTGCGTACCTCAGCGGATATTACTGCAAATAAGTAGAATTTCATATTCGTAAACTAATTTGGAAATAAATAAAATGAATGTTCACAATACGACGATAGAAGACCTTGCCGAACAGTACGCCCACGGATACCGCGAAAGAGACGTGTTGATCGTACTATACTACGCTCAACGGAAATCCATGTCTCAGATTGCTGACGGATTTGACGTTTCTACGCAGACTGTTCTCAAGTGGATGAAACGTCATAACCTTCCACGCCGTCAGCGAGGTGGTCACGGTGACTGAACTGTGGTCCGAATCGAATACTGGTTCAATCGACCACCCTGTCGACCATGATTATCTAAGCGATGACAGGGACGGAGGGTCCGTTAACGAGGAACAGAATCCTGAGCCGATTCCAGTCGAATACGACAGTTTACCAAAAGGATTTCACCAAATCGTAAGAGAACGATGGGAGCGTCAGAAACCGACTGATTGCGAACAGACTGAACCACGCCACTCAGAGGTATCCGTCTCAGAAGACCACAATCAAACAACCGAATGGCGGGATTCTGAGCAATTTGAGTACGGTGGCACGAAAGACGATTCAATGCGGACGACGTTCTTTGCGAAAGACTGCGACAGTATCCAAGGTGAATGGAACTTCAATCGACTTTGGAAAATGCAGTTCGGTAAACCGAGGCACGTCGAACTAAATTATCTCGAAGTTCTTGAAGCCAAATCCGTGCAAATCTTTGATACTGATAGTGGGAGTGTCGTCAAGTTCAAAATGAGAGACGTGGATAGTGGGTGGCAGTCGCGTCAAGATCGGCGTGATTTCATCGACAGTCTCGTAGATATGTTGAACGTTCCTCAGACGGTTCGGTCGGAGGTGTGTGACGTGATTGAATCGGAATCGACAAATTACCAATCGGCGTGGAATCGCAACCACAGTGGTCACTGGGGCAAGGTGTTGGGGTACGTCGGTTCGTTGCTGAACCTTGACTGTAGTGATGAACAGTTTGCCGATATGGTAGCCGAGTTGAGAACAGTCGAAGATATGGATATGACTGACGAAGAGATTGAACAGGCAATTGAGTACGGTGAGAAGAGACTGAACGACCGTAACATCAAACCGATTTTCGGAAAACCGTCCGATTAGGGACGGTTCTGATTCAAACAGAATGTCCGTGTACGGACATGGCGACGGGTATGTCCAACCACGCCGCCAATAGGATGTAACTATCTTCCAGAATCCTTACAGACAGACCTTCTACTGTAGATTCTCTGGATAGCAGTTACATCTATGTAGAGAAATGAAGGCAGTGAACAAACGAGTCTCTGCGGGGAGTACGATTCAGCTTGGAGAACAGATTGAGGCAAGTAGCCTTTCTGTTAATCGGGGGAATCGGATTCTCAGGGCAGTCACGTCGGGCGAATCGGCTGAGTACGTATATCTCGAAGGGAGGTTCCAACACAGGGATGAAGTGGACATTCCCGATGCGTCTGAAATCATAGAGGTGGTCGACGGGAATGGTATGTCGAACCCCGTGATTCGCTATCTCGTTCCGACGACGGTTTACCGAGGTGATTCGGAATGAACCTCAGTGCAAGCACCATCGTAGACGTTCGTGATCGGGATGGTGAGTCTGCTGATAAACGCCCCTCTTACGTGGAAGACGCCTTGACTGAACCCAAGCGTCTCGGCTATCGGACGGGCCTTCCCGTGGTCGAGTCAGAGGATAATCCAGACGTGAAACTCGGTGGAAGCGTCCACGAACTGTATGGCAACTACGTTCGTAACGAGGATATTCTGCTTCCCGATGCATCTTCGTTTCTCAGTGAACTGTTTGAATCCGATCTAATCAACTCGGTGGAGGATGCAAGTGAAGAGTTGAATACCGACGAATCTCTTATTCGGAAAGCCGTTGACCTACACGGAATTGAGATAGAAGACCATTCCACTGAACAGGAAACTTCGACGGAACAGTCGCTTACCCTACCCTCAGGCGAATCCTTCCCCTACAGTTTCCTGTCTGAACCAGTTTGGTCTGATAGCCGTGTTCTCACCCAACTGCTTGCCACGGACGGACTTGGAATCTCAGAGACGGCTACGTACCTATCCGACCAACTTGACGACGATGTAAGCACCTCCCAGATTCGTAAGGCGGCTGTCGAATGTGGGTTACTCGAAGGCAGTGTTAACGACGACTCTAATTCCAGTAGTAACCTCTACACAAGTCCCATGAGTCGAAAGGGGTCACACAACACCCATACTGCTGGTTCAGGCAAGACCCTCAGTTCTCCGTGGGACGATTCTGGTTCTGGTGACTCGAAAAACCCCTACAACTAACCTACCGATATGTCTTCCAAGAAACAACGGTTGGTGAAAGACAAATTGGATGACGGTAGTTACGTCTTCGACAGAGAATCCCTGTGTGAGAAAGAAATCGTTCAATACGTCTGTAGCCTTGTAGAGAACGGTGTCGGAATCGCAGTAACCCCGTTGAACGTTCAGCAATTGATTCAGTCACAGTATCAAACCACAGGTGGAATCTGTCTCTTCGAGGTGGCTACGGCTATGGAAATCCACCTGTCTGATTTCAATTGTACTGACGACCACTATTCCACGAAAATGGAGAACGATATACATCGGCATCAATACGAACAGTGACCTTAGACAGACAACAGGAATAGGCAATTCGTGTTTCTTTCACAGGTCACTGAACGCAAATCTATTAGAAAGCCCTCAGACTGTTTCTAAGCGGCTTGAGTTGAATACGATACCTACCACTTACAATTCTATCAAACGTAACATAGAGCAATCTGACGCCGTTGAGTGTCACGTCTTCGACTTGACGAAGCGTGACATAACGTGAGACGTTAGTGTCACACAGAGCAATATGGCAGATAGGCGTGACCGAAATTCCCACCTCAATCTGCTAAAAATATAGAAATCTCGAATCCCGATTAGACTATTCTCAGCCTCAATTGTTTTGACGGTGGTACGTCTGTGTCATGTAGGTACGTCTCGCGCTATATTATCGTCCACCCCAAATTATTTGACACTTTTGCCATAAATGCTAATTTTGTCCGTGTAGGGGCGTGTACCTCCCGAATTGCATATTGGAATCACTGTCTGGTACCACAGTTCTAAATTAGTAGGTTTGTTTGGGTACGTGGTACTACGATTTGCCTCAGAGTAGTGCAAATCAATTCCTTACAGAGATATTAGTCTGTAATTAGTCGAAACTCTCTCATTTGTGATACAATAGCCACTCACTATTCTCCTATTCGAGTCGATTAGTGATTTCCCAAGCAACCAGTGACCTACCCCGATCTACGAACTGGGGGGTTCCTGTTGCTCTTTGAAGGTCACTGTTCGGGATATTCCAATAACCAGTAGGCATAACAATAATCAGTGGGAATACTCATTTCCCTCGCGCACAGGCACGTCTAATAAAATATTTTGGCGATTCGACCGTCTTCTGTCGATTAGACTGTTAACTCTGTCCCTACAGACAAATTCCGAACACGGTGTTGGCCGTGTTGGCCCCACTGGAGGCGACGAGAAAGCCGCGGGCGCCCGAGCGGCCGGGGACGGCGGGCAGGACGAGGACGGTGCCAACGGCCGCGGAGACGCCGGGGAGGTAGCCGACGAGCGCGCCCGCCCCGACGCCGGCGCCCGCCGTCCCGAACACCGTCCGTCCGTCGAGGGTCACCGCCGGGTCGGCCTGTGGCGGGACGCCCTCGCCGTCCAGCGCCTCGATCAGCACCGGCGCCCCGAACAGCCCGGCGAAGAGGGGAGCGAGGACGCCCCCGGTGGCGACGGGTCCGCTCGGATCCCGGTCGAGCGTCAGCCAGCCGAGGCCACCGGCGACGGCGAGGGTGGCCGTCGCGGCGAGGCGACGGCGCCAGGTGGGTTCGGTCGCGACGAGGACGACCGCCGCGCCGGCGAGCAGGAACGGGACGTGGCGCCTGAGCGCCGGGTAGACGGCGTCGACGGCGCGGGTCAGCGGGACGGCGACGGGGAGGGCGACGACGACGGCGACGCCGCTCCCGAGCGCCGAGAGACGGAGCGCCTCCCGACCCCGTCCGTCGAGCACCAGCCGATGACCCGGGAGGGTGACGGCCGCCGTCGCGGGGTCCGGGACGCCCAGTGCGAGCGCCGGCACCACGTCGAGGAAGGTGTGGACGACGCCGGCCGCAAGCATGGCCGCGCCGAGTGCGAGCGGCGGCCCGGGGACCGCCGACACGACCGAGGCCAGCAGTAGCGCGAAGTTGTTCGCGTGGAGCCCCGGCGTCAGCCCGCTGCACGTCCCGAGGGCGACGCCGACGAACGCGTAACCGAGGGTCGTCACGCCGACCGACGAGAGCGCGGCCATCCCGCGACGGTGGGTGCGTCACCTGCCTTCAATCCCGGCACGGCCGCGTGGCTGGTCGGGGAGTGACTCGAAAGAATCGGGTGGTCGGGTGTCGGGCGTGCGCGTCAGCCGAAGAGTTCGCCGAGGCCCTCGCCGCTTGCCTCTTCGTCTTCGTCCTCTTCCTCCTCGGCGGCTTCCTCTTCCTCGGCCTCGTCGGCCGCTTCGTCGCCCTCGTCGTCGTCCTCGTCGTCGCCACCGGCGGCACCGCCGGCGGCGCCGCCCGCGGCGGGCGCGGCGGCGGCCGTCTCGATAGCCTCCTCGATGTCGACGTCCTCGAGGGCGGCGACCAGCGCCTTGACGCGGGACTGCTCCACGTCGACGCCGGCGGCTTCGAGGACCGCGGTCACGTTGTCTTCGTTGATCTCTTCGCCGGTCTCGTTCAGGATGAGTGCTGCGTAAACGTATTCCATTGTCGTGTATCTCCGTAGTTAGCCGAACATCGCGCCGAGACCCTCGCCGGCGTCGCCGCCGTCGTCGTCGTCATCGTCGGGGTCCGTGTCGGCGTCGGCGTCGCCGTCACCGTCGGCTTCGTCTTCAGTTTCGTCTTCGTCGCTCGGTTCCTCGTCGGCGTCCGTCGTCGCCGCCGGCGCGTCCACGCCGCGCAGTTCCTCGGGGAGCGCCTCGTCGTCGTCGATCACGGCCGCGATGGAGCGAACCTGACTGTCCGCTTTGGCCACGAGGTCCGGCAAGACGTCGGGGTCCTCGATGGCGGCGAAGAGTCCGAGCGCCTTGGCCTGACCGGCCGCCTTCGCGAGCAGCGTGCCCGCGGTGCGGGCCGTCGGGTAACTCGCGTTGACCGAGAGGTTGCGCGCGGCGGCCGCAGCCGACTCAACGTCGGCGCGGTACTCCGCGACGTCGATGGCGAGTTCGGCGGGTTCGAACAGGACGCCCTCGGAGTACACCGAGCGCAGATCCAGCCCGACTTCCTTGGGTTCGATACCCAGTTCGCCGAGGACGTTCGCGAGGTCGTTGCTGACCTCCTCGCCGGCTTCGAGCACCGTCGAGTCCGCGGTCACCTTGATCGAGCCGTCCATGATGCGGGCCTCCGCGCCCACCGTCTGGAGTTCGCCGACGAAGGGACCGGGATCGATCCCCGTGTCGCCCTCCGGGATCACGATGTCGTTGGGGGCGATTTCGCCAGCGTTGATCGGGGCGGGCGTCTTCGACGCTTCCAGCTGCTGGTAGAGGCCAAAGGGGTTGTCGTTGGTGCCGATGAGGGCGACCTGCCCCGAGACGTACCCGGAGAGGTCCTCGTGGCCGCCACCGACCTCGTCGAGCGCACGGCGGAGGAGCGTGTTCCGGATCATCCGGACGTCCGCGCTCCCGTGCAGGTCGCGACGCATGTTCTGGAGCTGTCGGCTCGGAATGCCGGCGACGCCGACGATGCCCACGCTGGTGTAGGACTCGATGAAGTCGACGAGTTCGTCGACCTCCTCGCGTTTCCACTGCGGGATCGTCTCGGTTCGCCGAGCGGCCTCGCTCTCGCTCATGCCTCGACCTCCACGGACGGGCCCATCGTCGTCGTGACGTAGATGGAGTCGATGTTGAGCGGGCCCTTCTCCAGTGCCGCTTCGAGGCGACGGACGATGACGTCGATGTTGTCCGCGATGTCCTCGGCGGACATGTCTTCTGCGCCGACGCGTGTGTGGAACGTGCGGCGGTCGCGGCTCCGAAGTTGGACCGTGTTTTTCATCCGCTCGACCGTCTCGACGACGTCGTCGTCGGGCTGGAGCGGCGTCGGCATCTTGCCGCGCGGCCCGAGGACGGTCCCGAGATAGCGGCCGATATCCTGCATCATCGGCGCTTCCGCGACGAAGAAGTCGGTTTCGTCGGCGAGATCCTTGGCGGCGTCGTCGTCGTCCCCGAGGTCTTCGAGTTCGTCGGGGCTGAGGACGTCGTCCGCCACCTCCTCTGCACGGAGTGCGGTCTCACCGGTTGCAAAG
This window encodes:
- a CDS encoding 50S ribosomal protein L1, giving the protein MADIEQAVSRALDEAPPRNFRETVDLAVNLRDLDLNDPSNRVDESVVLPAGTGQETQIVVFATGETALRAEEVADDVLSPDELEDLGDDDDAAKDLADETDFFVAEAPMMQDIGRYLGTVLGPRGKMPTPLQPDDDVVETVERMKNTVQLRSRDRRTFHTRVGAEDMSAEDIADNIDVIVRRLEAALEKGPLNIDSIYVTTTMGPSVEVEA
- a CDS encoding 50S ribosomal protein L10, which codes for MSESEAARRTETIPQWKREEVDELVDFIESYTSVGIVGVAGIPSRQLQNMRRDLHGSADVRMIRNTLLRRALDEVGGGHEDLSGYVSGQVALIGTNDNPFGLYQQLEASKTPAPINAGEIAPNDIVIPEGDTGIDPGPFVGELQTVGAEARIMDGSIKVTADSTVLEAGEEVSNDLANVLGELGIEPKEVGLDLRSVYSEGVLFEPAELAIDVAEYRADVESAAAAARNLSVNASYPTARTAGTLLAKAAGQAKALGLFAAIEDPDVLPDLVAKADSQVRSIAAVIDDDEALPEELRGVDAPAATTDADEEPSDEDETEDEADGDGDADADTDPDDDDDDGGDAGEGLGAMFG
- the rpl12p gene encoding 50S ribosomal protein P1 → MEYVYAALILNETGEEINEDNVTAVLEAAGVDVEQSRVKALVAALEDVDIEEAIETAAAAPAAGGAAGGAAGGDDEDDDEGDEAADEAEEEEAAEEEEDEDEEASGEGLGELFG